The Egibacteraceae bacterium genome includes a region encoding these proteins:
- a CDS encoding NAD(P)H-dependent oxidoreductase subunit E has product MTFSAELRERALELVGRYPVGRSALLPLLHLVQVEDGYISPEGIAACAELLRLTKAEVGAVATFYSMYKREPLGEHLVSVCTNFSCKVRGGQEVYDRLSDKLGVGHNGTTPDGTFTLEHAECLGNCEGAPVVSVDYLNYECVSADAAEKLVDRIAAGDVPPPTRGMVPPGVRTVSYRLAGLGPRDPSMPGAPSSHARADDGAVPQPDAGPGVTPVTVEPSLSDADIAERAEARRQVREAGYGDEAIEGEAGPRSREFPTRPQEGDPIIDDPTHPGPSGKDR; this is encoded by the coding sequence GTGACGTTCTCGGCGGAGCTGAGGGAGCGGGCGCTCGAGCTCGTGGGGCGGTATCCCGTCGGACGCAGCGCGCTGCTGCCGTTGCTGCACCTCGTGCAGGTCGAGGACGGCTATATCTCGCCGGAGGGGATCGCCGCGTGCGCCGAGCTGCTCCGCCTCACGAAAGCCGAGGTCGGCGCCGTCGCGACCTTCTACTCGATGTACAAGCGCGAGCCGCTGGGGGAGCATCTCGTCAGCGTGTGCACGAACTTCTCGTGCAAGGTCCGCGGCGGCCAGGAGGTCTACGACCGGCTGTCCGACAAGCTCGGCGTCGGCCACAACGGCACGACGCCGGACGGCACGTTCACCCTCGAGCACGCCGAGTGCCTCGGCAACTGCGAGGGGGCGCCGGTGGTGAGCGTCGACTACCTGAACTACGAATGCGTGTCCGCCGACGCGGCCGAGAAGCTCGTCGACCGGATCGCCGCCGGCGACGTGCCCCCGCCCACGCGCGGGATGGTCCCGCCCGGTGTGCGGACCGTGAGCTACCGCCTCGCCGGGCTGGGGCCCCGCGACCCGTCGATGCCCGGCGCACCGAGCAGCCACGCGCGCGCCGACGACGGGGCGGTGCCGCAGCCCGACGCCGGCCCGGGGGTCACCCCCGTCACGGTCGAGCCGTCGCTGTCGGACGCCGACATCGCCGAGCGCGCGGAGGCCCGCCGGCAGGTCCGCGAGGCCGGCTACGGTGACGAGGCCATCGAGGGCGAGGCCGGTCCGCGCTCGCGGGAGTTCCCCACACGACCGCAGGAGGGCGACCCGATCATCGACGACCCCACCCACCCCGGCCCCTCCGGGAAAGACCGATGA
- the nuoF gene encoding NADH-quinone oxidoreductase subunit NuoF → MPEPVSVLTQRYTVEDAHTLDGYTRTGGYDALREALGTAPENLVQLVKDAGLRGRGGAGFPTGVKWGFVPKDTGKPVYLVVNADEGEPGTFKDRELMERDPHQLIEGMIISCWALSSHRAFIFLRGEYLWSGIRLEEAIAEAYGAGYLGKDVLGGGFDCDITLHYSAGAYICGEETALLDGLEGRRGQPRLRPPFPAVAGLYACPTVVNNVETIANVPHIVSRGVEWYRSMGTEKSPGPKLFCVSGEVVRPGNYEWPLGTPARQILEESCGGMLEGRALKFWAPGGSSTPLLTIEHIDVGMDFESVMAAGSLLGTTAMMMYSAQTSVVDACLNWTRFYEHESCGKCTPCREGTFWLAQILERILHGRGTKQDIDILDDVCDQIFGRSFCALGDGATSPIKSALKYFRDEFEHLVEHGRLPEGVTTAHAGVVTDNSGRHRPTLFGAA, encoded by the coding sequence ATGCCTGAGCCCGTCAGCGTGCTGACCCAGCGCTACACCGTCGAGGACGCCCACACGCTCGACGGGTACACGCGCACGGGGGGCTACGACGCCCTGCGCGAGGCGCTCGGCACGGCCCCCGAGAACCTCGTGCAGCTGGTCAAGGACGCGGGTCTGCGCGGGCGCGGCGGCGCGGGTTTCCCCACCGGGGTGAAGTGGGGTTTCGTGCCGAAGGACACGGGCAAGCCCGTCTACCTCGTCGTGAACGCCGACGAGGGGGAGCCGGGGACGTTCAAGGACCGCGAGCTCATGGAGCGCGATCCCCATCAGCTCATCGAGGGGATGATCATCTCCTGCTGGGCGCTGTCGAGCCACCGGGCGTTCATCTTCCTGCGGGGCGAGTATCTGTGGTCGGGGATACGCCTCGAGGAGGCCATCGCGGAGGCCTACGGCGCGGGCTACCTCGGCAAGGACGTCCTCGGCGGCGGGTTCGACTGCGACATCACCCTGCACTACTCGGCGGGCGCGTACATCTGCGGCGAGGAGACCGCCCTGCTCGACGGGCTCGAGGGGCGCCGCGGCCAGCCGCGGCTGCGCCCGCCGTTTCCCGCCGTCGCCGGGCTCTACGCATGCCCGACGGTGGTCAACAACGTCGAGACGATCGCCAACGTCCCCCACATCGTGTCCCGGGGCGTCGAGTGGTACCGCTCGATGGGCACGGAGAAGTCGCCGGGCCCGAAGCTGTTCTGCGTGTCGGGCGAGGTCGTGCGGCCCGGCAACTACGAGTGGCCGCTCGGCACCCCCGCCCGCCAGATCCTCGAGGAGTCCTGCGGGGGCATGCTGGAGGGCCGGGCGTTGAAGTTCTGGGCCCCCGGCGGGTCGTCGACCCCGCTGCTCACCATCGAGCACATCGACGTCGGCATGGACTTCGAGTCGGTCATGGCGGCCGGTTCGCTGCTCGGCACGACCGCCATGATGATGTACTCGGCGCAGACCAGCGTCGTCGACGCGTGCCTGAACTGGACCCGGTTCTACGAGCACGAGTCGTGCGGGAAGTGCACCCCTTGCCGGGAGGGGACGTTCTGGCTCGCGCAGATACTCGAGCGCATCCTCCACGGTCGTGGCACGAAGCAGGACATCGACATCCTCGACGACGTGTGCGACCAGATCTTCGGCCGCTCGTTCTGCGCGCTGGGGGACGGGGCGACGAGCCCGATCAAGTCCGCCCTGAAGTACTTCCGCGACGAGTTCGAGCACCTCGTCGAGCACGGCCGCCTGCCCGAGGGCGTGACGACCGCGCACGCCGGCGTCGTGACCGACAACAGTGGGCGTCACCGCCCGACCCTCTTCGGAGCCGCCTGA